From the genome of bacterium:
ACTTAAGCTTGGAAATCTACAGTCTGGAAGATATAGAAATTTAAGAGATTATGAGATAAAAAGACTTATGCGCCTGTAGTTCAGCTGGATAGAACGACAGATTCCGGATCTGTAGGTCGGGGGTTCGAATCCCTTCAGGCGTACTATATTAATAAAAATCAGAAAGGAGTATTGTTATGAAAATTGAGAAAGCCGTTATTCCGGTTGCAGGATTGGGAACAAGACTTCTTCCCGCTACAAAATCGCAGCCTAAAGAGATGCTGCCTGTGGGCAGAAAACCTGTTGTGCAGTATGTTGTGGAAGAGATAATTAATGCTGATATTCCTCAAATACTTTTTGTTACAGGCAGAAAGAAAACAGCTATTGAAGACCATTTTGACCCGGATCCTGAACTTATAAAAAAACTTAAGGAATCAGGCAAATTCAGTCTTTTGAAGGATCTTGAATATGAGAAGGATGTGTCTGATTTTTACTACATTCGCCAGAGTGTACAGGCAGGGCTCGCAGACGCAATAAGATTGGGCAGAAATTTTGTTGGTCAGGAGCCTTTTATTGTTGCGCTGGGTGATTCTATAATAAGAAGTTCTGATAATAGTAATTTACTAAAAAGAATGATTGATGTTCACCTTAAAACAAATTCTGCGTGCACGATTGCTGTTGAAGAAGTTCCAGATAATGAGGTGTATAAGTATGGGATTATTGAGTCTAAGGACAAGAAAACCAGTCATACAGGCGAGGTTAAAGATTTGATTGAAAAGCCGGAAATCAGCAGGGCAAAAAGCAATCTTGCAATAGCAGCAAGATATGTGTTCAATCCTGTTGTGTTTGACTTTATTGATAAGACAATGCCTGACGATGGGGGAGAGCTTCAAATTACTGACTCAATCAGGCTAATAATTAAGAATGGACACAAGGTTAGCTATGTAAAACTTGATGAGGGAGAAAAAAGATACGATATAGGTAATTTTGAGAGCTACTTCAAGGCATTTATAGATTTTGCATTATTAGATGATAAATATGGATATCTTCTTAGACAGCATTTAATTAAAAAAATGCATACGGGTGAGCTTCAACATGATTAAAGCTTCTGCTCCTGGTAGAGCAGGTATTATAGGAAATCCCACAGACGGTTATGGCGGTAGTGTTATATCATGCTCTATTGCAGAGCAGGCATATGTTACTATTGAGAAATGCGACAAACTAGTTCTTGAAATAGGGAATGAAAAGTTCGTAACAGACGGCAAAGTGGAATTTAATATTAAAAGTGAGCATTTCCTGATACCAGAAGCTATACTTAATTACTTAAATATTTGGGAAATCAAGATGCATCTGAAAGCATGGAGCGATGTTCCTTTTCAGGCTGGTCTTGCCGGCTCTACTGCAATGCTTGTTGCATCATTGAATGCTATTCTGAAATTCCTGAATACAAGCACTGATTGCGAAGATAAATATCATATGGCTGAAATGGCAAGAACTATTGAATTGAATTATATGAAAATTCAATGCGGATATCAGGATCAATATATGGCAACATTCGGAGGTCTTAATTATATTGATTTTCGGGATAAAGAGCATTATAGACAATTAAAGCATGAGGTTTATGCTACAGTGGAGCCGCTTCATTTTTATGTTAAAGAGCTCCCATTTGTGCTTGCGCATACCGGAGTTAGAAGAGTATCGGGTTCTGTTCTTAAGCCAATACGCGACAGATGGATGGACGGTGATATGAAGGTTATATCAGCATATGAAAAGATTGCACATATTTGCAGGCAAGGGAAAAAGGCACTACTTAATAAAGACTGGGTCAAGTTAGGTAATCTTATGAATCAGAATCATAGAATACAGCAGGATATTGGAGCATCAGGCAAAGAGAACGACCGTTTAATTGAGATAGCTCTGAAAAATGGTGCTTTAGGAGCAAAGCTTGCCGGCGCTGGAGGAGGAGGAACAATAATTGCATTACATCCAAAACCTGATAAAATGGTCAAAGAACTTAAACGTGCTGGGGCAGATAGAATTCTTTTTTTGGACCCCAGTAAAAAAGCGGGAGTAGTAGATACAGAATAAGGGAGGAGGTGATA
Proteins encoded in this window:
- a CDS encoding UTP--glucose-1-phosphate uridylyltransferase; translated protein: MKIEKAVIPVAGLGTRLLPATKSQPKEMLPVGRKPVVQYVVEEIINADIPQILFVTGRKKTAIEDHFDPDPELIKKLKESGKFSLLKDLEYEKDVSDFYYIRQSVQAGLADAIRLGRNFVGQEPFIVALGDSIIRSSDNSNLLKRMIDVHLKTNSACTIAVEEVPDNEVYKYGIIESKDKKTSHTGEVKDLIEKPEISRAKSNLAIAARYVFNPVVFDFIDKTMPDDGGELQITDSIRLIIKNGHKVSYVKLDEGEKRYDIGNFESYFKAFIDFALLDDKYGYLLRQHLIKKMHTGELQHD